A segment of the Mercurialis annua linkage group LG4, ddMerAnnu1.2, whole genome shotgun sequence genome:
AGCTGCCAACAATAAGTCGTTTTGATTTGATAGGACAGCCCatgattaaaaaaacatttcaaataaaatatataaaacccGATTCGTTATCCGGGTCGTTCTTGTTTTACCTGTTTTGACCGGGAAAGAAACTCGTAAAACGGGTCAGGCCGGGTTAAATTAGAACCGCCTCCGTACCGATTAAAATACCTATGGCTAAGTTCAGCACCACCACCACCTTCGCCGCGGCCGCCATAACCAACATACCCAGGTGGCATATGGTCACAAACCGCCATTTTAAGTCTCtgtaaaaacacaaaaacataCTTAAAGAAAGccatgcaaaaaaaaaaactgaatataTTGTAcataaaagaaaaggaaataaaaagatGGGTAATACTAAAAAACCTGTGAGTTCAAAATTAATGGCGGTTTTGAAATGGGTGGCGAGTGAGTTAAAGAGCGGTGGTGATTCTTGAGAAACGACAGGGCGGCAAAATGGGCAGCAAGATCTTCCATGCAAGAAATATGAGTAGGGTAGTTACTGTTACTATTACTATGTTTAAAGGAGGGTGGTCTTAGACCAACTTCATTAACAAAAATATCAGACGGTGGTAGCCATTGTTGTCCGTCGTCTAAATTCGGAGAAAAACGACGATAGTTAGCCATTTCaccaatattttttatatttttttttggtctGAAGAAcagagaggaagaagaagaagatttgGGTATTTCAAGAATAGGAAGCGGGATTTTGTATTTTGATTTTGGGGAAAAGAGAAAACAAGAGAGGGCTCTATATTCAAAACGACGTTACAAGTTTCTCCATTTATACAAGACTAAAGTTTTTTTAACAAGAGCtattgaaatagaaaaaaaatactactataagttacaaaaaaaaagagaaaaaaatatataaacaattttGGGTCCTCTCCGTGGAAAAAGATCCTATAATTTCATTCACTACTACtagttttttttgtcatttatttttatatcctatttaaaaaaattatttgtattttaataattttcgtttaattttaatgattaaacaCATATATAGTTAAATTATGATTatgattgattttttaatatttgaattattggTATACTATTTAAAAACTTATTGAGAATGATTATATGCATTTATTAGTAGCTTTTAAGTGATAACGAAGATGCATTTTGAATTTGGTGTAATAGAGTAGGTTTTATATACATGGACAAGTACAAGGGTTTTTTGAATTCAACTTGGTGTGTAAGTTGATTAATTAGAAAATTCAACCAAAATGCTAATTATGGAAACAACATGAATGCATATATTAGAGAAAGTAGATAACTTGACAAAAATTAGCAATTTGTGGTCCTCATACTTTACTAATTTTGCCAATCTAGTCAAGAATGAGCTCCTTCACATGAAGAGGCTTGATGTTGCTCATTTTTTAGCTGTAGTCCAAATAGTAAAGTTCAAAAATATTGCAAATTTGGTTTCACTTATTTATAGTGCACATTCAATGAAAATCATATATGACCATTGCGAATGTGAGCCTAACTTGAATGATTAAGACACTTCTAAGTGCATTAAGAGTTTGTGAGTTTGAATCACGCTTCTGTAACTAACAATAAAGACTTTAAAgagttgattattatttttgacaaaaaaaaaatatgatcaTTGGTCTGGATCTCCTTCTGGTCTTTTCAAGCTCATTGTTTGtgtcatatttaaattataattttttatgtaaagtTTAACTTAAAGTTGAGTTTAAGACCATGTTACGCCTTTTTTTTACGACAAATTTGGACTTATATAATAGGCAACTTTTAATATAGGCTCTTCCGAGACCTATCCCAATTCGAAAAAAATGTCATAAAAGCCGAGTATGaatagtaaaaattaaatataaatcaagtcttggacaaaattaaatttacgttttaaTATAAAGTATGTATGAGTGTTTTGTTTGATTCCATCGAAATTCAGGCCATGAACATATATAAATTGACAATAtatagatattttaaatttaaattttcacacGGCCATAGTGCTGAACTAGGACCGGGCTAGGCTTCAAGGACCCGTTCCCCTCCGTCATTCCTCTGCCTACTCTCCTAAATCGGAATTCTCATGACattttataattgtattattatataaattattattatattatcactttgtataaattaatattttttttatgaagtgtataaattaagtttaaatttcaaattatgtaaaattaaGTTAGCTATTTTAACTAATTCTCATGACATTTTAGATAATTTCATCTTCAAAATTTATCAATTCTACCCATTATACTTGCAATATTTACGGGCCAAATCTAGGAATAATAATAATGTCTCTTCTTTAAATTTTGCcattaaaataaagtaatttgaaaaaaaaaagcaagGAATTGGTaaggaaaacaaaataaacCTCCAAACAAGTCCTTAGTACGAATGTCACGTGACCCATATCACGACTCCCATAAGCGAGTCGGGCCGTATCACTCGCTTCCTAGCTATCCACTTTCTCGAGCCGTTTCGTCTTTGTCCGTTTTACCTTCTTTCATTCTCATATACACTCTCTAATGCATATGTTATCTGTGTACTCGCCCTCTAACTTGGACACGTTGCATATATGCCACGTGGACGTTCCTTAGAGCGGGTGGAGATTAATAATGTACTCGAAGGCATAAGGGTTAGTTAATATTGGAATGGGCTGATATGTTGCAGAGAGGAAATCAACCCATTCTGTCCTTTTCtgtgacacgtgtttatgtagtGTTTATTTCAGAGACGATACTATACTGTATGCAGTGACATGATCTAGTGGTGTAgactctttttaaaaaaaaattaatgaacaaaggatcaacgcGTCCCCTGAACTTGTAACACGGGGTTATCTcatccaatttatatttttttgaacaactaatcccaaaactctttatttttgggtcaacTAACcccataattaatatttttattttaaaaaatggatatagaataattatatcgcaacaattagggaagtatctaattacttttttgcacccctcacctccgatttgtattttatgcgttttaaaaatacaattatggagttatttgacccaaaaatgaaaaattttggggttaattgatcaaaaaaaatataaattgggctagatgaccccgtgttacaagtttagggggcgcgttgactcTTTGTTCAAATTTTAATCTAAGTGTAGACTTTTTTCCGTATGACTTGTGAGTTTTTTTTGTCGAAAtatgaaaatttcattaaaaaaaagatcGACTGCAACTCTAGCCATGCAATTAGAAATAGAGAACAGATTATCCAATAATAGACTTCTTGGCTTTATGAGCTACTCATTACCAGT
Coding sequences within it:
- the LOC126679251 gene encoding uncharacterized protein LOC126679251; amino-acid sequence: MANYRRFSPNLDDGQQWLPPSDIFVNEVGLRPPSFKHSNSNSNYPTHISCMEDLAAHFAALSFLKNHHRSLTHSPPISKPPLILNSQRLKMAVCDHMPPGYVGYGGRGEGGGGAELSHRYFNRYGGGSNLTRPDPFYEFLSRSKQGDGFLEETMPRVLQRQRNHFQSRIYPFKGNGSGGGGGCGGGAVRESGGTGVFHPRIVNPTVASCDSKRKQSIRCRQGEGEGNQNRNSMRRVMMKNQEECYYHLPPEMDLPQDWTY